The DNA window cgcggggggggaggggggcgcgaGGAGGCCAGGCGCGGGGCATGCCGGGGTTTTGCGGGGCTGCGCCTGCGCGCAGGGCGGGGCGGACGCCCGTGGGAGCGCACGGCGGGGAGGGGCGGTGccggcgggcggggtgggggccggTCTCGGCCGCGCGCGGgctcccgcccccgcccgggGCCTTCCCGCGCTCTCCCGCGCCTTCCCGCGTTTCCAGGGAAGCTGGCGCGGCCGCCTCCGGAGGCGCCAGGACGTCTCGGCCAGTGGCGCCCTGATGGACACGGGCGGCCTGGGAACGCCCCCCCCCGCGTCCTGTTGTCCCGCGCGGTCGCACGCCCGCGCCCCGGCACCTGCCGCGGCCCCGTCCCCGCCCCCGGAGCTCGGGGCTCGGGACCGCGCGTAGGGCCGTGACTTCGTCCGGGCTCGGCTCCATTCCCGCCGTCTACCCGCGCGCCTTAGCGTCTCCCGGAGCTCTGCGGCTGCTCCGAACCCGAGAGACGCTGGGCCTGTGGCCGGGGCAAGTGGCCGGTCCGCCCTGCCGAGTGCCCGCTGCCGGCCCGGGGTCCGGACGCTCCGGCGGGCTCGAGGCCGGGGCCCGGGCGCGGAGCTCCGCTGGGGGCAGCCCCCGCTGGACAGGTGCGGGCCGCTCGGCGGGGAAAGCCCGGGAGCTCCGTGCTCCGGCGCGGGCGGCTGCGGGGCGCGgggtcttcctgcctctgcccggGACCTGCGTCAGGGGCATAGCGTGGGCTTGAGCCGTGAGGCGGCCCGACCCGGGCGGCCGCGGAGGGGAGCACACGGCCGCTGAGGCTGGACTCCCCGCCCGCCCCGTCCCGTCCCCGTCCCCCCTTGTGGCTGCTCCGGGGCTGAGGCCCCTGCTGGCCGAGGGATGAGGGAGAGCCGCGCCGTGGCCCCCGCGAGCGGGCAGAGCCCGGGGTGTAGCTGCGTGAGGTCAGCTGTGGCCGGTCCGTGCTGATCTCCCTCGAGGGAGCCCCGGGGCCGCTGCAGGGAAGAGCCCGTCGCACACGTAGTGACCGCGGTGGGGCGGCAGGGCGAGGACAGGGCGGCCTCATTCGGGCTTCCTGGGAAGCAGAACTGTGGCTGGGTCTGAGCAGGGCGGCGGCGGCCGTTTCTCCTTCCACGAGCCCGGCCCGTAGCTGGGCCGGGGGACCAAGCTGCGCCGCAGTCCAGTATCTGACGTGCTTCCCCGAGCCTGCGGCGGGTGAGCTTCCACAGGCCTGCGGGGCGCTGGGCTGGCGAGGAAGGTTCACCttgcaggaggaagcagggcgcCTCTTGCGGAGACCCCAGGCCAGACTTGAGGGTGGTGACGGGGGAGGGACCCTGGGGACAGAGCTGACGGAGGGGCCATGAAGGGAGGAATGGGGGGCTGGCCTGGAAGACAGGCCGAGCGGACCACACACGGTTTCTCGCGTGTAAGTGGCCTTACGGAGTTTCTCTGGGTCTGTGGAAGTGTGCACGTCTGCGTTGACACAAGTGCTTGCTAAATGCATCTGCTTTTATGAGTACAGCTGTCACTTGAAGGAGCTAGTGTCTCAGGAAAAGCCGGTGTTCCATCTCCTACCTTCGAGTAAGATCTTACGGGAGATGGTGTGGGAGCACACTCCAAAACCCTCCCGTTTGAGGGACTGAGCGGAGCTCGGTTGTGTCTTCTGATGGGTGACACTCTGGAGGTCCCTGGTGCACTGTGAGCTGTGTCACGGAAAATAGAACATCTGATTCCATAAAGGAGGATCGTAGATTGACCTGgcttaattaattttttgctaTTTCTGTACCTTGCCTCAGAATCTGTGGCTAGAAGTTTTGGCTCGGCTATGTATTTCCTCGATTGGGGGAAAATGGGAGCAAAAAGAGATTTAGCATTTACATCGTTTTAAACCTTAAGCATGCCTTGATAAAGCTATCAGTCTTTTAAATAGATGTATCTTTTTTAAATCGTATTTTTCTGTGAACTGCCAGGGGCTAGAAGAGCTCTTCTGCCCGTTGGCCGTATTGCTTTCTTTTGTCTGTATGTAGGCGTAATTAGCAGTTCTTCTTGGGGGATCGTTGGGCTCGAATTCTGAACCTAAATGCTGGCATTGCAGATATTAATGAAGGCGGAGTTTGTGGGACGGGGATCTGCCGGCTGACCTGCGGGTCTGGCGCGGTCTGGCGAGCGCACTGAGCGCCACAGCCTCATGTTCCCCAGCAGCTCGCTGGCTTTGTGgttctgttacttttttcttaCTTACCTTTGCCTTCACTACTTCTCGACGTTTTTGCGCAGCTTGCTCACTTCCGACAGAGAAAAGCCAAAGGTGACTGTGCGCATCCGAAGAAAAAGACGGCGAAGAGGAAGGGCCCGGCTGTCGATGCGCCTGTCCAGGAGGAGGGCCCGGTAGCCCCCGAGGATGGACTCCTGGGAAGAGGGGACGTTTGCAAAGATGCGTCGTGCAGCGACACCCCCGAGGGAGCACAGGCAGCACAGGTGGGTGTCTCAGCTCGGTGCAGCTTCGTGGCACCAGCAACTTTGGTCTGTTTTTGCCTGTCAGAGGTCGGGAAAGAGAGTTTCACTTTATGAAAAAGGGAATGTATCTATTGTTTTCACTCCTATACCTTTTGTGATTTTGGATTGACTGAAGGCAAGTGTCGGTATTGGTTCTTGCTTTGGTAGTGGAGGTTTTATCAGTGCTCCCTGGGTGTGGCTGTATCAGCCCCTTTAACAGGCTTTTTTCTTTGGACACTTAAACCATGATATTCCTTCGTCCGCTCACCCTCTCTgttcctcactttctctctgaatGTCGGGGTGGAGAAGGCCTGGGTGGAAACGCTCCGGGAGTGGCGACCTGCTGGACGAGGCACCGCTCTCTGCTTGAGGCCTAGTCGGGGGCGGGTTGGGGCCCACCTGGCCTCCGGGTCGCCTGTGGGTGGGCTTGCGTTGTGGCTTCTTCGGTACCTTACTGAGGGCCCTTGCCGTGTgaggcagagcaggggcaggggccggTGTTTGCTAGAAGCGGCTGGAACACTGGTGGCTGAGGGCAGAATTTGAGGAAACCTGTGATGCGTCTGGCCTGCTTTACTGGAAAAGTGGCGTCATGGCCAGTATGTGAATTCATGATACTCTCCCTGCACATCTGGAGTTTTCCTTCCGAGATTTGGAAGCTGTCGCTGTTGTACTCCCTCGTTGGGGGGCGCAGCTGGCCAGCACTCTGGGGGCTCAGCCTTTGGGTCAGCTTGATCCCCCACTGCAGGCCTGAGGGTCACTGTCCTCTCCTGTGCTtgtcccggggggggggggtcgccgCCCTCACGGCTGCGCAGGTGAACGCCCCACACACAGAGGCCCGATAGTTGGCTTCCAGGGCTCTTCTCTGCATGTTTTCTCCACGGCTCCTTGAGGAGAAAAGCTCATGACTTATAGttaatggtggttttatttttgctttcaagttagagaagttttttaattttatgttaagggttctagcttttcattttgaaataacgTTCAGcttaaaaaatttgcaaaaattagCCCAGGGTTTATGGACACTTTGCTCTGATTCCTGAAGTGTTAACGTTTTGTGTTACCGCACGATGATCATAATCTGTTTCAGTTCACGCTGAAACAGGACCGTGAGCTAACGGATGGAGCATGTTCAGGGTTCTCGCTCCGTCCCACTGCTGCCCTTTTTCCAGTCCAGGACTGTGTACTGCATCTCAGTGTCCTGCCAGCTTAGTCTCCTCCAGTCTGAGACACTTTCTCAGTCTTACCTTGTCTTTTATAAGTTGGATATCTTCAAAGAGTCACtggtaggtatttttttttttaaagattttatttttatttgagaaagagagagcgtgcgcccacaagccagggggagagatagagggggagagagaagcagactccccgctgagcagggagccccatgccgtactcagtcccaggaccctgggatcttgacctgagctgatggtAGAAGCTTAACCTGGTGAGCCACCCGGGCGATCCCTCACTAGTCATTTTGTGGAATGCCCGTCAGCTTGGGATTGTTTGATGTTTCCTTCTGATTAAAATCAGGTTATAAGTTCTGGTGAGAACAGGGTAGAAGTGAGGATTCCCTGCTCCGTGCAGGTGGTATTGATACGTGGTAGTCTCACTACTACTGGTGAGGTCAGCTTTGATCACTGAGTTACTATGGGACCTGCCAGATGTCCCTTGATAGAAAAGTCACTGTTTTTAACTTTGGTGTTAGTAAGTTTATTGTGGGAAGAGAGAGACCCTGCAAAGCCCCATTTCTCCTGCTTTCCTCCACTAATTTTACCTTCCATTGGTGATTCTTGCTTGCAGCAGTTGTTATGGTGGTGTTGGCCAAATGATGATTTCTGTGTCTGTTATTCTGTCTCCATGTGTTGATGTCCTGCTGTGAGGAGGAGCTGTCATTTCCCTCCCATCTGCTTGTGTGTCCAGTTGTGCATGGTAGTGTGGATTTagggatttctcttttcttttcttttttttttcccccttttttaagtAAAccttacacccaacatggggcttacacccttgaccccgagatcaagagtcacgctctcaccacctgagccagccaggccccctgcGTTTATTCTGTAGGTTTTGCTCCGTTACAGCAACCACGCCAGTGTCCATTTCGTTGCCGAAATACAGAGATTTGGCCATTGGGTGTGCCTTTAAATTGGCATCAGTCTTTCCTACATGGCCTTGTTTTTGGCACCTTAGTTCTTTGCATTTGGGGACAGAGATTTCCCAAGTTTGTTTTGTCCTTTTCAGACTGTTATCACCCAATTCTTCAAGGAGCTCTGGTTTCTTTtagtggagaatggtatttagaaaccaatatCTGGATGATAGGTGTGCTCATTGCTATTGGGGTGTCTTTGGTTCCAGGCTGCTTCCACAGAGAACTAGGTCTCTGTTTCTTTGTCAGTCTCTGCGTATAGTTATGAGTTCACACTAGTACCATGAGTTCACACTAGTACCATGAGTTCACACTAGTACCTTCAGTTCCCATCCAACATCACGGGAATCATTCTAGCTTCTCACCCCTCTCCTTAATCTTAATTCCTTTTACCAATAGTGAGAAACCTGGCGCCTTATGTACAATAAATTCACTTACTTCCTCAGTCTTAAAATTTATACAGATTAGTTTCAGAATTGCTAATCCTCACTCCTGTGAAAACAAACTTACTAACTAGAATATTTGTATATGTAGTTGATCCTTCAACAGCAAGGGGGTTGGGGCactgaccccccccaccccatgcagttgaaaataggcctataacttttgacttcccaaaa is part of the Mustela nigripes isolate SB6536 chromosome 2, MUSNIG.SB6536, whole genome shotgun sequence genome and encodes:
- the LOC132012499 gene encoding uncharacterized LOC128092249 homolog — its product is MFPSSSLALWFCYFFLTYLCLHYFSTFLRSLLTSDREKPKVTVRIRRKRRRRGRARLSMRLSRRRAR